TGGCAGGGAGCGCCGCAGCCTGGTTCGCACCGCCATCAAGGAGGGCGTGGCTCTGAAGCTGCCCGCCGTGGTGGTCAAGAACCCGACCCCGCCCCTGCTCGCCAAGACCGACGAGCCCGTTACCGCCCAGTCGCTGGCCGCGCTGTACCGCCGCAAGGGCTTTACCATCTCCGACAAGCTGGCCGAGGAGATCTACGCGGCCGCGGTGAGGAACGACATCGACCCGCGCATCGCCTTCGGGCTGGTGAGAACGGAGAGCGAGTTCAAGGACTACGCGACCAGCCACGTGGGCGCCATCGGCCTCACGCAGCTGATGATTCCCACGGCGCGCTGGTTCAAGAAGGGCGTCACCGAAGACCAGCTGCGCGACTCGGCCACCAACCTGGAGATCGGCTTCCGCTACCTGAAGGAGCTGATCGACCGCTACCATGGAGACGTGGAGCTGGCGCTGACGGCCTACAACCGCGGCACGGGCACGGTAGACCGGGTGCTCAAGCGCGGCGGCGACCCCGACAACGGCTACGCCGGCAAGGTGCTGAACCGCTGATCAATTCGGTGGGTGGCAGATGAGGAGAGGGGCCGCGTCCGGTGTGGACGCGGCCCCTCTTTCGTTCGTTCCGCGGAAACCCCGCCGGGAGTCAGCCGTCGGAAAGCACGCGGTTCCGCTCGATGTAATCCGACCACTCGGGCGGCACGTCCGTGTCGGGAAAGATGGCCTGCACGGGGCACTCGGGCTCGCAGGCGCCGCAGTCGATGCACTCGTCGGGGTTGATGTAGTACTGGTCGTTCGCCTCGTAGATGCAATCCACCGGGCAGACCTCGACGCAGCTGGCGTCCTTGGTGCCGATGCAGGGTTCCGCGATCACGTAGGGCATATCGTTCTCCAGCGAGGGGTCAGGGATTTTCTCTGGCCGGCGGCCCGCCCAGGGCCGGAAGGCGGTATCATAACCAGCGCCCGCCCGGTTGTCCACGCCTGTGCGAGCGAACGTTCGAACGACTCACTATGTGAGGTGTGTGCCGAACCACTCCAGCGTGGCGTCGGCCGCCGTCCGCAGCTCGGGGGTGGCGCCCGGGTACGGGTGGCGGCTGCCGAAGGTGTGGTCGCCGCCCTCGATCATCAGCAGCTCGGCATCTTCGCCAGCCACATCGAAGAGCGCGCGGCCCTCGTCCACCGGCACCGTGGCGTCTGCGTCGCCGTGCACGATCAGCCAGGGCGCGGACAAGCGCGCCGCCGCCGCACCGATGTCCAGCCGCTCGCGATTGGCCTCGTAGTCGCGCCAGTAGTCCGGGCCCACGGGCATCATCTGCTTGGTGCGCGTGTTTTCGACGTGCACGGCGCCGCCGGAGCGCCACGTGGCGACGTGCTCTTCGCTCCACCGCGACGCCACGTCGGCGATGGCGGCCCAGGTGACCAGGGCGTCCACGCGGGAGTCTTCCGCGGCGGCGAGGATGGCCTCGCCCCCGCCGCGCGAGTGGCCGAACAGGCCGATCCTGCGCGGCTTGCGCGGAACCAGGATGCCGCTGCACACGGCGTCCAGCACCTGGCGGATTTCGTCGACGTTGCGCGAGTGCGTCTGCTCGGCGAACAGGTGCAGCGCGGAGAAGTCGACGCCGTCGGAGCCCACGCCGTTTCGCGTGAAGTCGAAGCT
The nucleotide sequence above comes from Longimicrobium sp.. Encoded proteins:
- a CDS encoding lytic transglycosylase domain-containing protein, which encodes RAPRANDFRSLIRSRAVQAMLLATAAVQVGVVATGGLDTKDGRERRSLVRTAIKEGVALKLPAVVVKNPTPPLLAKTDEPVTAQSLAALYRRKGFTISDKLAEEIYAAAVRNDIDPRIAFGLVRTESEFKDYATSHVGAIGLTQLMIPTARWFKKGVTEDQLRDSATNLEIGFRYLKELIDRYHGDVELALTAYNRGTGTVDRVLKRGGDPDNGYAGKVLNR
- a CDS encoding alpha/beta hydrolase, translated to MPDALTLTKFEIRSSDGGPPIRGDVRVRAGHRPTAAVVICHGFKGFRAANFFPSLARAVAAHGFAAVSFDFTRNGVGSDGVDFSALHLFAEQTHSRNVDEIRQVLDAVCSGILVPRKPRRIGLFGHSRGGGEAILAAAEDSRVDALVTWAAIADVASRWSEEHVATWRSGGAVHVENTRTKQMMPVGPDYWRDYEANRERLDIGAAAARLSAPWLIVHGDADATVPVDEGRALFDVAGEDAELLMIEGGDHTFGSRHPYPGATPELRTAADATLEWFGTHLT
- a CDS encoding ferredoxin family protein; amino-acid sequence: MPYVIAEPCIGTKDASCVEVCPVDCIYEANDQYYINPDECIDCGACEPECPVQAIFPDTDVPPEWSDYIERNRVLSDG